The Streptococcus oralis genome segment AAATCCTTACTGGAGCAGCAAAAGGTACACAAGTATTTGGTCAAGACCCGCTTTGGCTTGCTTGGGTAACAGACCTTGTTAACCTTAAAGGTTCAAATGCTGACCAATACCAACACATCCTTTCAACGATTACACCAGCTCGTTTCAAAGTTGGTCAAATGATTGGTTCATTCGGTATTTTGATGGGTGTGATCGTTGCCATCTACCGTAATGTTGATGCAGACAAGAAACATCAATACAAAGGTATGATGATTGCGACAGCTCTTGCGACATTCTTGACAGGGGTTACTGAACCAATCGAGTACATGTTCATGTTCATCGCAACACCAATGTATCTTGTTTATTCTCTTGTTCAAGGTGCTGCCTTTGCTATGGCGGACATCGTTCACCTTCGTATGCACTCATTCGGTTCAATCGAATTCTTGACTCGTACACCACTGGCAATTAATGCTGGCCTTGGTATGGATATCGTTAACTTTATCTGGGTAACTGTTCTCTTTGCGGTTATCATGTACTTCATTGCCAACTTCATGATCAAGAAATTCAACTACGCAACTCCAGGACGTAACGGAAACTACGAAACTGCTGAAGGAGCATCAGAAGAAGCAGCTCCTGGAACTCCAAAAGTTGCAGCAGCTTCTCAAGCCGTAAATATCATTAACCTTCTTGGTGGTCGTGCAAATATCGTAGATGTGGATGCATGTATGACTCGTCTTCGTGTAACTGTTAAAGACGCAGATCGCGTTGGTACTGAGGAACAATGGAAAGCAGAAGGAGCTATGGGTCTTGTCATGAAAGGGCAAGGTGTCCAAGCTATCTACGGACCAAAAGCTGACGTGTTGAAATCTGATATCCAAGATATTCTTGACTCAGGTGAAGTAATTCCTGAAACTCTTCCAAGCCAGATGACAGAAGCCCAACAAAATACTGTACATTTTAAGGGTGTAACTGAGGATGTTTACTCAGTAGCTGATGGTCAAGTCATTGCCTTGGAACAAGTGAAAGATCCGGTTTTTGCTCAAAAAATGATGGGTGACGGATTTGCGGTAGAACCAGCAAATGGAAATATCGTATCTCCAGTTACAGGTACTGTATCAAGTATCTTCCCAACAAAACATGCTCTTGGTCTTGTCACTGAAGCAGGTCTTGAAGTACTTGTTCACATCGGTTTGGATACTGTAAGCCTTGAAGGTAAACCATTCACAGTTCACGTTTCTGAAGGACAAAAGGTTGCTGCTGGTGATCTTCTTGTTACAGCTGACTTGGATGCTATCCGTGCAGCAGGTCGTGAAACTTCAACAGTGGTTGTCTTCACAAATGGAGATGTTCTCAAATCTGTTAAATTAGAACAAACTGGTTCTCTTGCAGCTAAAACAGCAGTTGCTAAAGTAGAATTGTAATATACTCGAGGTTGGAAGCTGTTTTCCAACCTCTTGTTTTAGGAGAAAAGCATGAAATTTTTAACACTCAATACTCATAGTTGGATGGAAAAGGAAGCAGAGGAAAAATTCCAGCTCTTGCTCCAGGATATTCTTGAAAAAGACTATGATTTGATTTGTTTCCAAGAAATCAATCAAGAAATTACTTCTCCAGAAGTGGAGGTTGATCATCTTTATCAAGCTTTACCAGCGGCAGAACCCATTCATCAAGACCACTATGTGAGACTTTTGGTTGAAAAGTTGGCTGAGAAGGAGAAGACCTACTACTGGACTTGGGCTTACAATCATATCGGCTATGACCGCTACCATGAAGGTGTGGCAATCTTATCTAAAACGCCTATTCAAGCACGTGAGATTTTAGTTTCAGATGTGGATGATCCAACGGACTACCATACTCGCCGTGTCGCCTTGGCAGAGACAGAAGTTGAAGGCAAGGAGCTTGCTCTT includes the following:
- a CDS encoding endonuclease/exonuclease/phosphatase family protein gives rise to the protein MKFLTLNTHSWMEKEAEEKFQLLLQDILEKDYDLICFQEINQEITSPEVEVDHLYQALPAAEPIHQDHYVRLLVEKLAEKEKTYYWTWAYNHIGYDRYHEGVAILSKTPIQAREILVSDVDDPTDYHTRRVALAETEVEGKELALASVHLSWWDKGFQEEWARFEAVLKGLNKPLILAGDFNNPAGQEGYQAILASPLDLQDAFEVAKERSGSYTVPPEIDGWKGNTEPLRIDYVFTTKELEVESLHVVFDGQNGPQVSDHYGLNAILNWK
- a CDS encoding PTS transporter subunit IIBC, with the protein product MMKATFKNVLSFEFWQKFGKALMVVIAVMPAAGLMISIGKSLVMINPNFAPLVITGGILEQIGWGVIGNLHILFALAIGGSWAKDRAGGAFAAGLAFILINRITGTIFGVSGDMLKDPNAVVSTLFGSSIKVADYFISVLEAPALNMGVFVGIISGFVGATAYNKYYNYRKLPDALSFFNGKRFVPFVVILRSTIAAIALAAFWPLVQTGINSFGIWIANSQETAPVLAPFLYGTLERLLLPFGLHHMLTIPMNYTALGGTYEILTGAAKGTQVFGQDPLWLAWVTDLVNLKGSNADQYQHILSTITPARFKVGQMIGSFGILMGVIVAIYRNVDADKKHQYKGMMIATALATFLTGVTEPIEYMFMFIATPMYLVYSLVQGAAFAMADIVHLRMHSFGSIEFLTRTPLAINAGLGMDIVNFIWVTVLFAVIMYFIANFMIKKFNYATPGRNGNYETAEGASEEAAPGTPKVAAASQAVNIINLLGGRANIVDVDACMTRLRVTVKDADRVGTEEQWKAEGAMGLVMKGQGVQAIYGPKADVLKSDIQDILDSGEVIPETLPSQMTEAQQNTVHFKGVTEDVYSVADGQVIALEQVKDPVFAQKMMGDGFAVEPANGNIVSPVTGTVSSIFPTKHALGLVTEAGLEVLVHIGLDTVSLEGKPFTVHVSEGQKVAAGDLLVTADLDAIRAAGRETSTVVVFTNGDVLKSVKLEQTGSLAAKTAVAKVEL